Proteins encoded together in one Haloarcula rubripromontorii window:
- the crtD gene encoding carotenoid 3,4-desaturase, translating to MSDLSGEDVTVVGGGIGGLSAACYLADAGADVSLLEKNEQLGGRASRLEVDGFRFDMGPSWYLMPDVFERFFAYFGKEPRDYYDLQRLDPHYRIFFKDGDQIDVTGNNDEMREKFEAYEPGAGEAFEEYLSTSERHYETAMNKFVYEDRSELRDWVDLDVMTAAPVGLQLIGSMQSHVEDYFEHPKLQQIMQYTLVFLGGSPKTTPALYNMMSHVDFNLGVYYPDGGVGAVVDGLVELGEELGVTYETDAEVAEISRRKQGFLVETVDGETTHPDEVVVNADYAHAERELLPDHERQYDDDYWDDKTYAPSAFLMYMGVEGDVEPLEHHTLVLPTDWDPHFDDIFEEPAWPDDPAYYLCVPSKTDDSVAPDGHSNLFVLVPIAPGLHDGDEIREEYREKVLADIADNTGVDLRDRIVYEKQFAVSDFGERYNATEGTALGLAHTLRQTALLRPNNRSSAVDGLYFTGSFTTPGIGVPMCLISGEHTAKALIEDTA from the coding sequence ATGAGTGACTTGTCCGGTGAAGACGTGACCGTTGTCGGCGGCGGCATCGGTGGGCTCTCCGCTGCGTGCTACCTGGCGGACGCAGGCGCGGACGTCTCGCTACTGGAGAAAAACGAGCAACTTGGGGGCCGCGCCTCCCGGCTAGAGGTGGACGGATTCCGGTTCGACATGGGTCCGTCGTGGTATCTGATGCCCGACGTGTTCGAGCGCTTCTTTGCGTACTTCGGCAAGGAGCCACGGGACTACTACGACCTCCAGCGGCTCGATCCGCACTACCGTATCTTCTTCAAAGACGGCGACCAGATCGACGTGACCGGCAACAACGACGAGATGCGCGAGAAGTTCGAGGCGTACGAACCCGGCGCGGGCGAGGCGTTCGAAGAGTATCTGTCGACCAGCGAACGCCACTACGAGACGGCGATGAACAAGTTCGTCTACGAGGACCGCTCGGAACTGCGCGACTGGGTCGACCTCGACGTGATGACCGCCGCCCCGGTCGGCCTGCAGCTCATCGGCTCGATGCAGAGCCACGTCGAGGACTACTTCGAACACCCGAAGCTCCAGCAGATCATGCAGTACACGCTTGTCTTCCTCGGCGGCTCACCGAAGACGACGCCGGCGCTGTACAACATGATGAGCCACGTCGATTTCAACCTCGGCGTCTACTACCCCGACGGCGGCGTCGGCGCGGTCGTCGACGGCCTAGTCGAACTCGGCGAGGAACTCGGCGTCACCTACGAGACTGACGCCGAGGTCGCGGAGATTTCACGCCGCAAGCAGGGCTTTCTCGTCGAGACGGTGGATGGCGAGACGACCCACCCCGACGAAGTGGTCGTCAACGCTGATTACGCCCACGCCGAGCGTGAACTCCTCCCGGACCACGAACGCCAGTACGACGACGATTACTGGGACGACAAGACCTACGCGCCGTCTGCCTTCCTCATGTACATGGGCGTCGAGGGCGACGTGGAGCCACTAGAACATCACACGCTCGTTTTGCCGACGGACTGGGACCCCCACTTTGACGACATCTTCGAGGAGCCGGCCTGGCCCGACGACCCGGCCTACTACCTCTGTGTCCCCTCGAAGACCGACGACAGCGTCGCTCCCGACGGCCACTCGAATCTGTTCGTGCTGGTCCCCATCGCGCCCGGACTGCACGACGGCGACGAGATACGGGAGGAGTACCGCGAGAAAGTCTTGGCCGACATCGCCGACAACACCGGCGTCGACCTGCGCGACCGCATCGTCTATGAAAAGCAGTTCGCCGTCTCCGACTTCGGCGAGCGGTACAACGCCACCGAGGGGACCGCCCTCGGTCTGGCGCACACACTCCGCCAGACGGCCCTGTTGCGGCCCAACAACCGCTCGTCGGCCGTCGACGGCCTCTACTTCACGGGGTCGTTCACGACGCCCGGCATCGGCGTGCCGATGTGTCTCATCAGCGGCGAACACACCGCGAAGGCGCTCATCGAGGACACCGCCTGA
- a CDS encoding prenyltransferase — protein MPELPTDRITAVIPPEETLLGYLLRLSRPRFWLYLGGPVIVGVSYAADGPGELFSPLAIALFLYFTIPGNVFLYGVNDIFDADIDEHNPKKDEGREVSYRGDSAVTAIVVASGALALLFMLGLPTLGIVALLVWIALSVEYSAPPLRFKTTPFLDSISNGLYILPGVIGYTAIEGVAPPATAVVGAWLWAMGMHTFSAIPDIEPDREAGIQTTATFLGESNTYYYCVMCWLMASFAFNFTHWVFGLLLLVYPGLVFGILGVGVDIDEAYWWYPAINTIVGMVFTLIALWVMLYG, from the coding sequence ATGCCCGAACTCCCGACCGACCGCATCACCGCCGTTATCCCGCCGGAGGAGACGCTGCTGGGCTACCTGTTGCGCCTCTCCCGGCCGCGGTTCTGGCTGTACCTCGGTGGCCCGGTCATCGTCGGCGTCAGCTACGCGGCCGACGGCCCGGGAGAGCTGTTCTCGCCGCTGGCTATCGCGCTGTTTCTGTACTTCACCATCCCCGGGAACGTGTTTCTTTACGGCGTCAACGACATCTTCGACGCCGACATCGACGAACACAATCCCAAGAAAGACGAGGGCCGCGAAGTGAGCTACCGCGGGGACAGCGCCGTCACGGCAATCGTCGTCGCCAGCGGCGCGCTCGCGTTGCTGTTTATGCTCGGGCTGCCGACGCTGGGGATCGTGGCCCTGCTCGTCTGGATTGCGCTCTCTGTCGAGTACTCGGCACCGCCGCTGCGGTTCAAGACGACGCCGTTCCTCGACTCCATCTCGAACGGTCTGTACATCCTGCCCGGCGTCATCGGCTACACCGCTATCGAAGGAGTCGCTCCACCGGCGACGGCGGTGGTTGGGGCGTGGCTCTGGGCGATGGGGATGCACACTTTCTCGGCGATTCCCGATATCGAACCCGACCGCGAGGCCGGTATTCAGACGACGGCAACGTTTCTGGGCGAGTCAAACACCTACTACTACTGCGTGATGTGCTGGCTCATGGCATCGTTCGCGTTCAACTTCACGCACTGGGTGTTCGGCCTGCTACTGCTCGTCTACCCCGGCCTCGTCTTCGGGATTCTCGGGGTCGGCGTCGACATCGACGAGGCCTATTGGTGGTATCCTGCGATCAACACCATCGTCGGCATGGTGTTCACGCTCATCGCGCTGTGGGTGATGCTGTATGGGTAG
- the cruF gene encoding bisanhydrobacterioruberin hydratase translates to MGSGEDRTLAGWTLPETKTDATARFDQFVTENRFTIAVVFPLVGAVTLLASAEGVLPDPLAFNPYFVLFGTFVMRLPLVAGVFPLVDRRAGLALIALTLYSYGIELVGVRTGWPYGEFTYGVDLGPMLLGEVPFGLPVFFFPLVLNAYLLVLLLLGSRAASTAVRLLATLSTVMLIDLVLDPGAVAIGFWTYAVPQFYGVPWQNYAGWLLSGSVAVLLFDLGFDREGLRQRLEACPFMLDDLVSFVLLWGGINLFYANWVPVGIAALLGAGLLWTDRFDFDLSETRVGRAVWR, encoded by the coding sequence ATGGGTAGCGGCGAAGACCGGACACTGGCGGGCTGGACGCTCCCGGAGACAAAAACCGATGCGACCGCGCGGTTCGACCAGTTCGTCACCGAGAACCGGTTTACCATCGCCGTCGTCTTCCCGCTCGTCGGCGCGGTCACGCTGCTTGCCAGCGCCGAGGGAGTCCTGCCGGACCCGCTCGCGTTCAATCCCTACTTCGTCCTCTTTGGCACGTTCGTGATGCGATTACCCCTCGTGGCCGGCGTCTTCCCGCTCGTGGACCGCCGTGCTGGGCTGGCACTGATTGCGCTGACGCTCTATTCCTACGGCATCGAACTTGTCGGCGTCAGGACCGGGTGGCCATACGGCGAATTTACCTACGGTGTCGACCTCGGCCCGATGTTGCTCGGTGAGGTCCCGTTCGGCCTCCCGGTCTTCTTCTTCCCGCTGGTCCTGAACGCCTACCTGCTTGTCTTGCTGTTGCTCGGCAGCAGAGCGGCGTCAACCGCGGTTCGGCTGCTGGCGACGCTTTCGACAGTCATGCTTATCGACCTCGTACTCGATCCGGGTGCCGTGGCTATCGGCTTCTGGACATACGCGGTGCCCCAGTTCTACGGCGTTCCGTGGCAGAACTACGCCGGCTGGCTCCTGTCAGGCTCGGTTGCCGTCCTGCTGTTCGACCTCGGGTTCGACCGCGAGGGGCTCCGACAGCGGCTCGAAGCGTGTCCGTTCATGCTCGATGACCTCGTGAGCTTTGTCCTGCTGTGGGGCGGTATCAACCTCTTTTACGCGAACTGGGTCCCGGTCGGTATCGCCGCGCTGCTGGGAGCGGGCCTTCTCTGGACGGACCGCTTCGACTTCGACCTCTCAGAGACTCGGGTCGGTCGTGCCGTCTGGCGGTGA
- a CDS encoding RAD55 family ATPase — MDRIPFGIRQLDSIINGGAPAGSVVLLSGEAGAGSREFMHTSALINGLGQVDSELHDLYYGDLSADAVAPEEVHYVSFTANESQLVSEMRLAMDGDVVEKGSRAVEFHDLSERYFHISPVPRDWYADETASITDLRARHEREDLLGTLGMVLNEVAANNLVIIDSLSDLVSAMGEEVDWADISSLVQGLQKAAHQWRCLLLLHINPETLSAVRHGQLVDASHGTMEFAWESGGSTRARTLVVQQFRGVLSQIEDEDIVQFETELGDAGFDISDVRKIR, encoded by the coding sequence ATGGATCGAATCCCGTTTGGAATCCGCCAGCTCGACTCCATCATCAACGGTGGGGCACCCGCCGGGAGCGTCGTCTTGCTCTCCGGCGAGGCCGGTGCTGGCTCCCGGGAGTTCATGCACACGAGCGCGCTGATAAACGGGCTCGGACAGGTGGATTCGGAGCTACACGACCTCTACTACGGTGACCTCTCGGCGGACGCCGTCGCGCCGGAGGAGGTCCACTACGTCTCCTTCACCGCGAACGAGTCCCAACTGGTCAGCGAGATGCGGCTGGCGATGGACGGCGACGTGGTCGAGAAGGGGAGCCGGGCCGTCGAGTTCCACGACCTCTCGGAGCGGTACTTCCACATCAGCCCGGTCCCCCGGGACTGGTACGCCGACGAAACCGCGTCGATCACCGACCTCCGGGCGCGCCACGAGCGAGAGGACCTGCTCGGGACACTCGGGATGGTTCTGAACGAGGTGGCGGCGAACAATCTCGTCATCATCGACTCGCTATCGGACCTCGTCAGCGCCATGGGTGAGGAAGTCGACTGGGCGGACATCAGCTCGCTCGTCCAGGGGCTCCAGAAGGCGGCCCATCAGTGGCGCTGTCTGCTCCTCTTGCACATTAATCCTGAGACGCTGTCGGCGGTTCGACACGGGCAGCTCGTCGACGCATCCCACGGAACGATGGAGTTTGCGTGGGAATCCGGCGGCTCCACCCGGGCTCGAACCCTCGTCGTTCAGCAGTTCCGTGGCGTCCTCTCACAGATCGAAGACGAGGACATCGTTCAGTTCGAGACGGAACTGGGCGATGCCGGCTTCGATATCAGCGACGTGCGCAAGATTCGATAG
- a CDS encoding transcription factor S: protein MQFCDDCGSMMHADGDEMVCQSCGTRVAKDEDRAAEFVTTDEQSGDELIETEAGSNFEGKPTADDVTCEECGHGKAWYTIKQTGSADEPPTRFFKCQECGHRWREYN from the coding sequence ATGCAGTTCTGCGACGACTGTGGTTCGATGATGCACGCCGACGGTGACGAGATGGTCTGTCAGTCCTGTGGCACGCGGGTCGCGAAAGACGAGGACCGGGCGGCCGAGTTCGTCACCACGGACGAACAGAGCGGCGACGAACTGATAGAGACCGAAGCGGGCTCGAACTTCGAGGGCAAGCCGACGGCCGACGACGTGACCTGTGAGGAATGCGGGCACGGAAAAGCGTGGTACACGATCAAACAGACCGGGTCAGCCGACGAACCGCCGACGCGGTTTTTCAAGTGCCAGGAGTGTGGCCATCGGTGGCGAGAGTACAACTAG
- a CDS encoding winged helix-turn-helix domain-containing protein yields MRHKQILDVAAENPEASIAELAAEVPSATAELVERVLEEHGDPAETDETDAAPSESSAESQPHPTPEDLSSTERETLRAIRQHPTASQRDLAEKLDVTASTVSNRVNGIDGFDWANRETFANAVFSDEKTDSTPSDEGEALASESASPESPDTPDERDEHVSEPDTASDDGDRSAAVVETAAGEVNTTLTTFQSTVEDLSAQLAELEGQVETIADGGGSLQSDPFQDPELVHKVVHACMNSENISEEEELQILESLL; encoded by the coding sequence ATGCGTCACAAACAAATACTCGACGTAGCGGCCGAGAACCCTGAAGCGTCCATCGCAGAGCTTGCGGCCGAAGTACCGAGCGCGACAGCGGAACTGGTCGAGCGAGTCCTCGAAGAACACGGCGACCCAGCTGAGACCGACGAGACAGACGCGGCACCGAGTGAATCGTCGGCGGAGTCACAGCCACACCCGACCCCGGAGGACCTCTCGTCGACAGAACGAGAGACGCTCCGGGCGATTCGGCAACACCCCACTGCGTCCCAGCGAGATCTCGCGGAAAAGCTCGATGTGACTGCCTCGACTGTGAGCAATCGCGTCAACGGCATCGACGGGTTCGACTGGGCGAACCGAGAAACGTTCGCAAACGCGGTTTTCAGCGACGAAAAGACCGATTCGACGCCCTCGGACGAAGGTGAGGCGCTGGCATCCGAGAGCGCGTCCCCGGAGTCACCGGACACCCCTGACGAACGCGACGAACATGTGTCTGAGCCCGATACCGCGTCCGACGACGGCGACCGCTCGGCAGCGGTGGTCGAGACAGCGGCCGGCGAGGTGAATACCACGCTGACTACGTTCCAGTCGACTGTCGAGGACCTCTCCGCACAGTTGGCCGAGCTCGAAGGGCAGGTCGAAACCATCGCGGACGGCGGCGGCTCGCTGCAATCCGATCCGTTTCAGGATCCCGAACTCGTCCACAAAGTCGTCCATGCGTGTATGAACTCCGAGAACATCTCCGAAGAAGAAGAGCTCCAGATTCTGGAGTCGCTCCTCTAG
- a CDS encoding DUF7553 family protein produces the protein MTRDELASASELLESAAEDTDSDEASERLAELADQLDTLATAERGPDHGRLARIQSALNDLSSGDAEDVAGVIEDADDVINEYRSDLEGV, from the coding sequence ATGACACGCGACGAACTCGCGTCTGCGAGTGAACTGCTCGAATCGGCAGCCGAAGACACCGACAGCGACGAGGCGAGCGAACGTCTCGCCGAACTCGCCGACCAGCTCGACACCCTCGCGACAGCCGAACGCGGCCCGGACCACGGTCGGCTCGCCCGCATCCAGTCGGCGCTCAACGACCTGAGTAGCGGTGACGCGGAAGACGTAGCTGGCGTCATCGAAGACGCCGACGACGTGATCAACGAGTACCGGTCCGACCTCGAAGGGGTCTGA
- a CDS encoding phosphoribosylglycinamide synthetase C domain-containing protein yields MANFLFCSLDAALIGDIAWQVAREGHDVKYYIEADSDREIADGFVPKTDDWRGDLDWADVVIFDDIWVGSDIGTGEIAQQLRADGHAVVCGTPNTDTLEEDRGYAMAVLEEHGVDTIEHHVFEDFDAGIQHVQSNPAPYVIKPLGEVQNVKRLLYVGNEDDGSDVVDVLRAYKKAWGHRMKGFQLQRKVEGVEIAVCGFFNGESFVEPINFNFEHKKLFPGNIGPSTGEMGTSMFWAGRNELFAETLGKLEGWLADEGYVGSIDVNCIVNDSGIYPLEFTPRFGYPTITLQEESFESGTGQFFLDLANGRDPELAVHRGYQVGVRVVLPPFPFDDEQTYDENSRNAAVVFQSDSREGIHIEDAKRVDGQWRVAGESGMPLVVTGKGETMQAAREQAYERVDDILIPNLYYRDDIGERWVDGDGDRLQAWGYLGPAT; encoded by the coding sequence ATGGCAAACTTCCTCTTCTGTTCGCTGGATGCGGCGCTCATCGGCGACATCGCCTGGCAGGTCGCCCGAGAGGGGCACGACGTGAAGTACTACATCGAGGCCGACAGCGACAGGGAAATCGCCGATGGATTTGTCCCGAAAACCGACGACTGGCGCGGGGACCTCGACTGGGCCGATGTCGTCATCTTCGACGATATCTGGGTCGGCAGCGATATCGGTACCGGCGAGATTGCACAGCAACTCCGGGCCGACGGCCACGCCGTCGTTTGCGGGACACCAAACACGGACACGCTCGAAGAGGACCGCGGCTACGCCATGGCGGTCCTCGAAGAACACGGCGTCGACACTATCGAGCACCATGTCTTCGAGGACTTCGACGCCGGCATCCAGCACGTCCAATCGAATCCGGCTCCGTACGTCATCAAACCGCTCGGAGAAGTCCAGAACGTCAAGCGACTCCTCTACGTCGGCAATGAGGACGACGGCAGCGATGTCGTCGACGTGCTCCGGGCGTACAAGAAGGCGTGGGGCCACCGCATGAAGGGGTTCCAGCTCCAGCGGAAGGTCGAGGGTGTCGAAATCGCCGTCTGTGGCTTCTTCAACGGCGAGTCGTTCGTCGAGCCCATCAACTTCAACTTCGAGCACAAGAAGCTGTTCCCGGGCAACATCGGCCCCTCGACCGGCGAGATGGGGACCTCGATGTTCTGGGCGGGGCGCAACGAACTGTTCGCGGAGACGCTCGGCAAACTGGAGGGGTGGCTCGCCGACGAGGGGTACGTCGGCAGCATCGACGTCAACTGCATCGTCAACGACAGCGGTATCTACCCGCTGGAGTTCACGCCGCGCTTTGGCTATCCGACGATAACGCTACAGGAGGAGTCGTTCGAATCCGGAACGGGGCAGTTCTTCCTCGATCTGGCGAACGGGCGTGACCCCGAACTGGCGGTCCATCGCGGGTATCAGGTCGGGGTCCGGGTCGTCCTGCCGCCGTTCCCGTTCGACGACGAGCAAACCTACGACGAGAACTCCCGCAACGCCGCGGTCGTCTTCCAGTCCGACAGCCGCGAGGGCATCCACATCGAGGACGCAAAGCGGGTCGACGGGCAGTGGCGAGTCGCCGGCGAGAGCGGGATGCCGCTGGTCGTGACCGGCAAAGGCGAAACGATGCAGGCGGCGCGAGAGCAGGCCTACGAGCGCGTCGATGACATTCTCATCCCTAATCTGTACTACCGCGACGACATCGGTGAGCGCTGGGTCGACGGTGATGGGGATCGGTTGCAGGCGTGGGGCTATCTCGGCCCGGCCACGTAA
- a CDS encoding DUF7127 family protein gives MDAQTERSPLHVSHTDHDDGWTVAVDLDSLQVSDDHVTVDVIGTEAIVAVDAPHLQTEFDIDLPAAGAVQTLRNGVLTLSQRS, from the coding sequence ATGGACGCACAAACTGAACGGTCGCCGCTACACGTCTCGCATACCGACCACGACGACGGCTGGACGGTCGCCGTCGACCTCGACTCGCTTCAGGTTAGCGACGACCACGTGACAGTCGATGTCATTGGAACAGAAGCCATCGTTGCCGTCGACGCCCCGCACCTCCAGACGGAGTTCGACATCGATCTGCCGGCCGCCGGGGCAGTCCAGACACTCAGGAACGGCGTGCTCACGCTCTCGCAGCGAAGCTAG
- a CDS encoding DUF368 domain-containing protein yields MTTHPDRDPSALSTIWGSVPPLRAWIRTFLIGLCMGSADGVPGVSGGTIALIAGVYERLIAAITAVTPGRIIRFVRALVPVDGGVDVRSAFSELLEIDIWFLLALVGGVATAVVIVTRIVHIASQETPALLFGFFFGLIAASALVLLRSLTVDSAFQIVTGVLGFLVAFYVSGVSTAATGGGGLALVFFAGMIGVSAMILPGISGSLLLIILGQYTRMSTALSEFVDALIALVTGGPAEDVTTTAVPVVTFILGGLVGLFTIARVVRRALDYNRRATLAFLVALVVGALRAPVVEVQENVGFSTDVLIAFVAAGAVGAVFLLVLDWYAVDLDLDKV; encoded by the coding sequence ATGACCACCCATCCCGACCGGGACCCGAGCGCTCTGTCAACGATTTGGGGCTCGGTGCCGCCGCTTCGTGCGTGGATTCGAACGTTTCTCATTGGCCTCTGTATGGGCAGCGCGGACGGCGTCCCCGGTGTCTCCGGCGGAACAATCGCGCTCATCGCCGGCGTCTACGAGCGACTCATCGCCGCGATTACCGCCGTCACCCCGGGCCGTATAATTCGGTTCGTTCGCGCGCTCGTTCCCGTTGACGGCGGCGTCGATGTCCGTAGCGCGTTCTCCGAACTCCTCGAAATAGATATTTGGTTCCTGCTCGCGCTGGTCGGCGGTGTCGCAACCGCCGTCGTCATCGTGACGCGGATTGTCCACATCGCCAGCCAGGAGACGCCGGCACTCCTCTTCGGGTTCTTCTTCGGGCTCATCGCCGCCTCAGCGCTGGTGTTACTGCGCAGTCTCACGGTTGACTCCGCGTTTCAGATCGTGACCGGAGTCCTCGGGTTTCTGGTCGCGTTCTACGTGTCCGGGGTGTCGACAGCCGCCACAGGTGGTGGCGGCCTCGCACTGGTCTTTTTCGCCGGCATGATAGGCGTCAGCGCGATGATTCTACCCGGCATCTCGGGGTCGCTGTTGCTCATCATCCTCGGGCAGTACACTCGTATGTCGACGGCGCTCAGCGAGTTCGTCGACGCCCTCATCGCCCTTGTCACCGGCGGGCCAGCCGAAGACGTGACCACGACCGCCGTGCCGGTCGTGACGTTCATCCTCGGCGGCCTTGTCGGCCTGTTCACCATCGCCCGCGTCGTCCGTCGTGCGCTTGATTACAACCGCCGGGCGACACTGGCTTTCCTCGTCGCCCTCGTCGTCGGCGCGCTACGCGCCCCTGTCGTGGAAGTTCAGGAGAATGTAGGTTTTTCGACGGACGTACTCATCGCGTTCGTCGCCGCTGGTGCCGTCGGCGCGGTTTTCTTGCTCGTCCTCGACTGGTACGCCGTCGACCTCGACCTCGATAAGGTCTAG
- a CDS encoding NADH:flavin oxidoreductase/NADH oxidase yields the protein MTALFSPLELRETTVPNRVMVSPMCQYSCEARDGLATDWHRTHLGSRAVGGAGLVMTEATAVEARGRISPEDLGIWSDEHAAALEPITTFISDQGSVPGIQLAHAGRKASIERPWDGHDPLQPDDGGWEVVGPSDDPWPYDDEAPPTTALDQDGIESVIDSFRAAAERALDAGFEVAEVHAAHGYLLHQFLSPVTNHREDDYGGDFAGRTRLTREVTAAVREVWPDDKPVFVRLSATDWLPDRDAWTVEDSVRLSDQLADIGVDLIDVSGGGIHPESSPDYAGPNYQLRYAERIREETESDIAVGAVGGITTPEQAAAVIANDRADMAIVGREHLRDPYFTMNAARELDATDEIEGPPQYRRAWGF from the coding sequence ATGACTGCACTGTTCTCACCGCTGGAACTCCGCGAGACGACAGTCCCGAATCGCGTTATGGTGTCTCCGATGTGCCAGTACTCCTGCGAGGCTCGCGACGGCCTCGCCACCGACTGGCACCGCACACATCTCGGGTCACGCGCCGTCGGTGGCGCGGGCTTGGTCATGACGGAGGCGACCGCTGTCGAAGCTCGCGGTCGCATCTCTCCGGAGGACCTCGGAATCTGGAGCGACGAGCACGCGGCGGCGCTGGAACCGATTACGACGTTCATCAGCGACCAGGGCAGCGTGCCGGGCATCCAACTGGCCCATGCCGGTCGGAAAGCCTCCATCGAACGACCATGGGATGGCCACGACCCGCTCCAGCCCGACGACGGCGGCTGGGAAGTCGTCGGCCCGAGTGACGACCCGTGGCCGTACGACGACGAGGCCCCACCGACGACAGCACTCGACCAGGACGGCATCGAGTCCGTCATCGATTCGTTCCGCGCCGCCGCCGAGCGCGCACTTGACGCCGGCTTCGAGGTCGCGGAGGTCCACGCCGCCCACGGCTACCTCTTGCATCAGTTCCTCTCGCCGGTGACCAACCACCGCGAGGACGACTACGGCGGCGACTTTGCGGGGCGCACACGGCTGACACGGGAGGTCACCGCCGCCGTCCGCGAGGTCTGGCCGGACGACAAGCCGGTGTTCGTCCGTCTCTCGGCGACGGACTGGCTCCCCGACCGCGACGCGTGGACTGTCGAGGACTCCGTGCGCCTGTCGGACCAACTCGCCGACATCGGCGTGGATCTCATCGACGTGAGCGGCGGCGGCATCCACCCCGAGTCCAGCCCCGACTACGCCGGCCCGAACTACCAGCTCCGGTACGCCGAGCGGATTCGAGAGGAGACCGAGTCGGATATCGCCGTCGGCGCTGTCGGCGGCATCACGACGCCCGAGCAGGCTGCGGCCGTCATCGCTAACGACCGGGCCGATATGGCTATCGTCGGCCGCGAACACCTCCGGGACCCGTACTTCACGATGAATGCCGCGAGAGAACTCGACGCGACCGACGAAATCGAAGGACCGCCACAGTACCGCCGCGCCTGGGGCTTCTGA
- a CDS encoding beta-ribofuranosylaminobenzene 5'-phosphate synthase family protein, with product MPTVTTAARLHFGFQNLSLAHERLYGGVGLALDEPRLTVEATRAETVRCDDAATEPYVRRVVDALDVPGASVSVDERFPRHVGLGSGTQLSLATLIAVVRAYDRTADARTYAPQLGRGGRSGVGVAAFESGGFIVDGGHPTERFTAEPPAEGDWDVPPVLAHHDVPAHWRFVIVVPDTDPGQSGSAEDQSMRQAVERADPGIADEISTLLTRRVLPAIATREHSDFGQAAARLGRLNGAWYADEQGGVYRPPAGELVDSLASAPVISGAGQSSWGPTVWGLTTADYESEGHEAGVLALDAADVDGTVSVVAPRNTGASLTD from the coding sequence ATGCCGACGGTCACGACCGCTGCGCGACTCCACTTCGGATTTCAGAACCTTTCGCTCGCCCACGAGCGCCTCTACGGCGGCGTCGGGCTTGCGCTCGACGAGCCGCGGCTGACCGTCGAAGCGACACGAGCCGAGACGGTCCGGTGTGACGACGCGGCGACCGAACCGTACGTCCGGCGCGTCGTCGACGCGCTCGACGTGCCGGGCGCGTCGGTCTCCGTCGACGAGCGGTTCCCGCGCCACGTCGGCCTCGGGAGCGGCACCCAGCTCTCGCTGGCGACGCTTATCGCCGTTGTCCGGGCGTATGACCGGACTGCCGACGCACGGACGTACGCGCCGCAACTGGGCCGGGGCGGCCGGAGTGGCGTCGGGGTGGCTGCGTTCGAGTCGGGCGGGTTCATCGTCGACGGCGGTCACCCGACGGAGCGGTTCACAGCCGAGCCGCCAGCCGAAGGTGACTGGGACGTGCCGCCGGTGCTGGCCCATCACGACGTGCCCGCACACTGGCGCTTTGTCATCGTCGTCCCGGACACTGACCCCGGACAGAGCGGGAGCGCAGAAGACCAGAGCATGCGGCAAGCCGTCGAGCGCGCTGACCCCGGCATCGCCGACGAGATTTCGACGTTACTGACCCGCCGGGTCCTCCCCGCGATTGCGACCAGAGAGCACAGTGACTTCGGGCAGGCCGCGGCGCGGCTGGGACGACTCAACGGCGCATGGTACGCCGACGAGCAGGGTGGCGTCTACCGCCCGCCCGCTGGTGAACTCGTCGACTCGCTGGCGAGCGCTCCAGTTATTTCCGGGGCCGGCCAGAGTTCTTGGGGACCCACCGTCTGGGGACTGACGACAGCGGACTACGAATCTGAGGGCCACGAAGCGGGCGTGCTGGCACTGGATGCGGCCGATGTCGATGGGACGGTCAGCGTCGTCGCGCCCCGGAACACCGGTGCCTCACTGACGGATTAG